The genomic region CAGAAACAGACAAAGACCACATTTGGGACTTTCTCAAAGACGATGAGTTTCACACCGTCTCCGTCAGTGGTCGATACGCAGTGAACCACTCTCAAATGCGACTTAAAGGTGTGAAAGAAGGTTTGGGGATTGGCATCTTCCATGACTTCGTGATTCAAGATGCGTTAGCAGAAGGCAGTGTTGTTCAAGTATTGAATGACTGGACCATCAAGAGTAACTATCACGGCGCCATCGCGATGCAGTTCGCACAAACCAAATACATGCCCGCCCGCCTTCGCGTGTTCATTGACTACGCGATGGAACACTTGGGTGACAAGTTAGCAGGGGAAATAAACTGATGCTAAAAGGAATCCACCACGCGGCAATCATCTGTTCCAATTACGAGCTATCGAAACGCTTTTACACTGAAGTTTTACAACTGGAAGTGATAGCTGAGAATTACCGAGAAGCGCGCCAGTCTTACAAACTTGATCTAGCACTGCCTAATGGTGCTCAAATAGAGTTGTTTAGCTTCCCTGATGCACCTGAAAGGCCTAGCTTTCCAGAAGCTCAAGGGTTAAGACATTTAGCCTTTTGCGTTGATGACGTTCAACAAGTAAAAAGTTATTTAGAAGGACATGGAATCGACGTCGAACCGATTCGAGTTGATGAGTTTACGGGGAAGTCATTCACGTTTTTCGCAGACCCAGACGGTCTGCCGCTAGAGCTTTATGAAATATAGAGCTTTATCAAAAATAGGCTGTATCAAAACTAAACTTTCCTGATCAGTCAACTTCCCGCCAGAATACAAAACGGACCTTCTCAGGCTGAAAAGGTCCGTTTTCAGTTCAATTAGCTCAACGCCGTTTTGAACTTCTCAACACGTGAGAAAAGTAGCCAGTCAAATATCATAGCTGTGACAATCGTTGCTCCCGCGAGAGGAAATAGCACTGAAATCACAACAACACTCACCAAACCAGCTTTCCATAGGCCAGCATCGCCAAACTTAGGTGGCGCGCCAAGCTTACGTTGACCTGATGGTCTACGCATCCACCACATCACACCGCCAGTTACTGATACCACGATGAAAGCCAAGCAGAACAAGGCGTTTAAAAGCTTGTTGATGATACTAATATCACCCTGATGCAGAGAAATACCGACCGCTAATGTCTTGGCGATAAAGTTGTAATCTTGCCAGGTCACTTCACCAAGGATACGACCTGAATATTGGTCTAGGTGCGTGGTACGATCTTGAGTTGGGTCGATGATATCGCCGCCCATGGTGTTCGCTGTCACCGTGTAGACACCGGTTTCTGAACGTGGGAAGTTTACCTTGTACTGAGTGAAGCCAAGAGCTCGTGCTTTCTCAATGACATCATCAATGGCAAAGCTACTCGCAGACATGACATGCATAGAGTGGTCATCGCCCATCTTAGAGTGATCATGAGGTTCGGACGCCTCTTCCACATGATGTACATGTTCGGCAGGTTTATCTTGGGACAACGGCAATGGTGTCTGTTCCAAGTTCCATGGAAGCTCCTCTTCCGAGCCATGGTTAAGCGATGCGTGTGTCTTATCAGACAGCGGAATATCGTCCCACATTTGAGCAGGAAAAGTGCTCCATGCTTGGACTAGCTTACCACCCCAGAAACCTGTCCACGCCAAACCAGAAAGGATAAATAGCAACAGAACAAGAGATAACGTGCCACCGATGTTCGCATGCAGATCACGCATCAGTACACGTGTCCCAGATGACACTCTCAACTTAAGAAAGCCTGCACGGCTCGCATTGTCGCGTGGCAACCATAGGTAAATTCCACTGACGAGCAACAGAATCGACAAGCTGATTGCGACTTCAATCAGATAATCACCCCAATCGCCAATCAATAACGTGCCGTGGATGTCGTTTGCCAACTGGTACAGGCTGTCGCTGCGTGGAACTTCACCGACGACTTCACCTGTATATTGATTCACAGTGGCAAAAACCGATGTGCCATCTTCCAGAGAGACTGAAAATCGGTTCGCCAAATCAGGCGCTTTGCTTGGTACAAACTGTGTCACCGAACTTTGTGGATATTGATTTTGCACTGCCGCTAACTGCTGCGAAACCTTGATCGGCTCACCGGATACTGCAATTTCAATCGCCTCTTGATGAAAAGCTAATTCGATCTCATCGTCAAACAACATCACTAAGCCAGTAATACTTAGCATCAACATAAATGGGATAACGAACAGCCCAGCATAGAAATGCCAGCGCCAGGTGAGAAAGTAGAGGGTTTTATTGCG from Vibrio gigantis harbors:
- a CDS encoding PepSY-associated TM helix domain-containing protein → MLRNESQTTVKAQATSQSTSSATSSSKTDIQSKERNKTLYFLTWRWHFYAGLFVIPFMLMLSITGLVMLFDDEIELAFHQEAIEIAVSGEPIKVSQQLAAVQNQYPQSSVTQFVPSKAPDLANRFSVSLEDGTSVFATVNQYTGEVVGEVPRSDSLYQLANDIHGTLLIGDWGDYLIEVAISLSILLLVSGIYLWLPRDNASRAGFLKLRVSSGTRVLMRDLHANIGGTLSLVLLLFILSGLAWTGFWGGKLVQAWSTFPAQMWDDIPLSDKTHASLNHGSEEELPWNLEQTPLPLSQDKPAEHVHHVEEASEPHDHSKMGDDHSMHVMSASSFAIDDVIEKARALGFTQYKVNFPRSETGVYTVTANTMGGDIIDPTQDRTTHLDQYSGRILGEVTWQDYNFIAKTLAVGISLHQGDISIINKLLNALFCLAFIVVSVTGGVMWWMRRPSGQRKLGAPPKFGDAGLWKAGLVSVVVISVLFPLAGATIVTAMIFDWLLFSRVEKFKTALS
- the gloA2 gene encoding SMU1112c/YaeR family gloxylase I-like metalloprotein, whose protein sequence is MLKGIHHAAIICSNYELSKRFYTEVLQLEVIAENYREARQSYKLDLALPNGAQIELFSFPDAPERPSFPEAQGLRHLAFCVDDVQQVKSYLEGHGIDVEPIRVDEFTGKSFTFFADPDGLPLELYEI